A genomic region of Streptomyces sp. R33 contains the following coding sequences:
- a CDS encoding histone deacetylase produces MTVHTVTPLDGGLPAPERVWYASYGSNMHMDRLAAYIAGGTPVGAARTYPGCRDRRAPERSLAVELQGRLYFATESAVWGGGRGLYDPTAPGRMRGRAHLVTVGQVSDIAAQEMGEEPGTDLDLTATLRDGRDELGPGRYETLICPGTIEDIPVLTFTAPWTLRDVDVLPPTAVYLRYLAGGLLESGPWEEQDIAEYLADCPGAAGHWTPEQVRELLVSGSC; encoded by the coding sequence ATGACCGTGCACACCGTGACGCCGCTCGACGGGGGGCTGCCTGCGCCCGAGCGGGTCTGGTACGCCTCCTACGGGTCCAACATGCACATGGACCGCCTGGCCGCGTACATCGCCGGGGGAACTCCCGTCGGCGCCGCGCGGACCTATCCGGGGTGCCGGGACCGGCGGGCGCCGGAGCGGTCGCTCGCGGTCGAGTTGCAGGGCCGGCTGTACTTCGCCACCGAGTCCGCCGTGTGGGGCGGGGGCCGGGGGCTGTACGACCCGACGGCTCCGGGCCGGATGCGCGGGCGGGCGCACCTGGTGACGGTCGGCCAGGTGTCCGACATCGCCGCGCAGGAGATGGGCGAGGAACCCGGGACGGACCTCGACCTCACGGCGACCCTGCGGGACGGCCGCGATGAACTCGGGCCGGGGCGCTACGAGACGCTGATCTGCCCCGGCACGATCGAGGACATCCCCGTCCTGACGTTCACCGCGCCGTGGACCCTGCGGGACGTCGACGTGCTCCCGCCCACCGCCGTGTACCTGCGCTACCTCGCCGGGGGACTCCTGGAGTCCGGGCCCTGGGAGGAGCAGGACATCGCCGAGTACCTGGCCGACTGCCCGGGCGCCGCCGGTCACTGGACGCCCGAGCAGGTACGGGAGCTGCTGGTCTCCGGGAGTTGCTGA
- a CDS encoding PIG-L family deacetylase produces the protein MPIARRRFLLAALLPVLTVGATGVLAVATGQQTSAEATQEQGTGSRAVALPASVTSGSVVQVVAHPDDDLFFMNPDLSRSLTAGLQLTTVYLTSGEADGRNEANGADAKDPEQPADRAHYAEARQNGIRSAYAQMATGDRTSAWKRTVIPTAGGGQAELDVLIARPQVNLVWLQLREARNPTAENPDSLRGLWNGKIPALGAQLSSGSPVKQPYTYTKDQVIQAIAGLLGVYKPTTIRMQDPTPGRYHDTGKYTDHQDHMFGARFAQAATAAYAAQVGDRPRFSVQNYLGYHNGTLPHALDPQTAETKIGFLKTYAWHDHQNYCGSPSGCGDRKVASSPTGRNWAQSLRYARADTTSWLVAGGSGRLYAFAALDGQMAVWTRQDGPAGWTGPVLLPGTGIDPGASTARLSDGRIAVLATRTGFGPGPADYRREIVYAVQSAPDGPFGPWQSLGTPEGADEEGTSSISAPSAAVAPDGRLTVYVRDSRRTLRAREQQPGGAFGPWQRLGGEDLQGDPVTAVDAAGRRQVYATTTKSVLAWTQPAPGAPLEGPFPTGLPATTVPLSAAPEGAGIRLYFRRPDSGVVRTALVTAGSGKPQVSSVSEAGGRAGYGAVGVAGRLLSGRADTGTVSTTGLGGPPAWTESKMLFAGAPAGILEPAGATTTAVLGLDAELHITTTPPATPDPAHPARTTWHRAVPPK, from the coding sequence ATGCCGATTGCCCGTCGCCGTTTCCTCCTTGCCGCCCTCCTTCCCGTACTCACCGTCGGTGCCACCGGCGTGCTCGCCGTCGCCACCGGCCAGCAGACGTCGGCCGAGGCCACCCAGGAACAGGGCACCGGGTCCCGTGCCGTCGCGCTCCCGGCGAGCGTCACGTCCGGATCGGTCGTCCAGGTCGTCGCCCACCCCGACGACGACCTGTTCTTCATGAACCCGGACCTCAGCCGGTCGCTGACGGCCGGCCTCCAACTCACCACCGTCTACCTGACCTCCGGCGAGGCCGACGGCCGCAACGAGGCCAACGGCGCCGACGCCAAGGACCCGGAGCAGCCCGCCGACCGCGCCCACTACGCGGAGGCCCGGCAGAACGGCATCCGCTCCGCGTACGCCCAGATGGCCACCGGGGACCGCACCAGCGCCTGGAAGCGCACGGTCATACCCACCGCGGGCGGCGGCCAGGCCGAGCTCGACGTGCTGATCGCCCGGCCGCAGGTCAACCTGGTGTGGCTGCAGTTGCGCGAGGCCCGCAACCCCACCGCGGAGAACCCGGACAGCCTGCGCGGCCTGTGGAACGGCAAGATACCCGCGCTCGGCGCGCAGCTGTCCTCCGGAAGCCCGGTCAAGCAGCCGTACACGTACACCAAGGACCAGGTGATACAGGCGATAGCCGGGCTGCTCGGGGTCTACAAGCCGACGACGATACGCATGCAGGACCCGACGCCGGGCCGGTACCACGACACCGGCAAGTACACCGACCACCAGGACCACATGTTCGGCGCCCGCTTCGCACAGGCCGCCACCGCCGCGTACGCCGCCCAGGTCGGCGACCGTCCGCGGTTCTCGGTGCAGAACTACCTCGGCTACCACAACGGCACCCTCCCGCACGCCCTGGATCCGCAGACGGCCGAGACGAAGATCGGCTTCCTCAAGACGTACGCCTGGCACGACCACCAGAACTACTGCGGCAGCCCCTCCGGCTGCGGCGACCGCAAGGTCGCGAGCAGCCCCACCGGGCGCAACTGGGCCCAGTCGCTGCGCTACGCCCGCGCCGACACCACCTCGTGGCTGGTGGCGGGCGGCTCCGGCCGGCTCTACGCCTTCGCCGCCCTGGACGGACAGATGGCCGTCTGGACCAGGCAGGACGGCCCGGCCGGCTGGACCGGCCCGGTCCTGCTCCCGGGCACCGGCATCGACCCGGGCGCGAGCACCGCCCGCCTCTCCGACGGCCGCATAGCGGTCCTCGCCACCCGTACGGGCTTCGGCCCGGGGCCCGCGGACTACCGGCGCGAGATCGTGTACGCCGTCCAGTCCGCGCCGGACGGCCCGTTCGGGCCGTGGCAGTCGCTCGGCACCCCCGAGGGGGCCGACGAGGAGGGCACCTCCTCCATCAGCGCGCCCTCGGCGGCCGTGGCCCCGGACGGCCGGCTGACCGTCTACGTCCGCGACTCCCGCCGCACGCTGCGCGCCCGCGAACAGCAGCCGGGCGGCGCCTTCGGCCCCTGGCAGCGCCTGGGCGGCGAGGACCTGCAGGGCGACCCCGTGACGGCGGTCGACGCCGCCGGGCGGCGCCAGGTGTACGCGACCACCACCAAGTCGGTCCTGGCCTGGACCCAGCCGGCGCCGGGGGCCCCGCTCGAGGGACCGTTCCCGACGGGCCTGCCGGCCACCACGGTCCCGCTGTCGGCGGCGCCGGAGGGCGCGGGCATCCGGCTCTACTTCCGCCGCCCCGACTCGGGGGTCGTGCGTACGGCCCTGGTCACGGCGGGCTCCGGCAAGCCGCAGGTCTCCAGCGTCTCGGAGGCAGGCGGCCGGGCGGGCTACGGCGCGGTCGGCGTCGCGGGCCGCCTGCTGTCGGGCCGCGCGGACACGGGCACGGTCAGTACGACGGGCCTCGGTGGCCCGCCCGCATGGACGGAGTCGAAGATGCTCTTCGCCGGCGCCCCGGCCGGCATCCTCGAACCGGCGGGCGCGACGACGACGGCGGTCCTGGGCCTGGACGCCGAACTCCACATCACCACGACCCCGCCCGCCACCCCGGACCCGGCCCACCCGGCCCGCACCACCTGGCACCGGGCGGTCCCCCCGAAGTAA
- a CDS encoding PIG-L family deacetylase — MPSAPPLSGAWQGGSPLHADWQPAPGGHPGPAGSAEAWSGRPGPAGPEAAGHGHPSGATGRPTGDGAVPHAAPGAATADARPTGRASRRSGTDEPPASGNRRAARRSRAADPAEAATGHPADADPGEGRSGQPGGRRRSRGSGPAGAAAGALADQPAERANPRTGNAEPPAPGGRRTARRSRAADPAGAVAAGSGGGRGSRRAGGGAGASGARGQRRGRRVVKGVGLCAGIVACGVFVLRAGEARGGIADRTAAPAAAADAPDPGRVLQIVAHPDDDLYFMNPDLRYSIAAGHPVTTVYLTAGEADGINATEGKQASTPPNKPAYAEARQNGIRAAYAKMATGDRSSAWKRTVVPTKGGGHAEVDVLVAKPEVNLVWLQLREAGTVYDSAPDSLHGLWDGKISALGAQLSSGTPVKQRFSYSKEQVVQTVAGILEQYKPTTVRAQDPTPGRSPDKRYTDHQDHFYGARFAQAALAAYAKDVAPANRPHFAVQNYLGYSNGSLPSALDPDEAKAKLDILDTYAWLDRQNHCGSDAGCGDLKVADHPAGNGWTSTVNYARGTGTSWLTSDKEHGLWAFKVLDGQVAVWHRSGPIGAWSGPRLLPGTGMDPGISAVTLPDGRIAAFGTRTSFGARPTDYRREVGYVVQKGPGTEEFGDWQSLGTPEAADESWTSDISAPAVSVDGTGQLAAYVRDGASTLRGRVQLANGTWGPWTQYGGADLHGTPVTATDGAGRRMVFAATVKSVLGWTQPKPGAPLGPATPTGLPDTTLPLTAEGREGGVRLWFRKPGSGNVRTALVTGDGGLKVNHLTDLGGLQGFGSVAASGHVLAGRSAGGQLGSDLGSGRPWERSPLMFVGAPSSTTTGRNTVSLAVVGLDARLYVTSSADDANAHLAPWLPVGPRNTGR, encoded by the coding sequence GTGCCGTCCGCCCCGCCCCTCAGCGGGGCCTGGCAGGGCGGCTCGCCGCTGCATGCCGACTGGCAGCCGGCCCCCGGCGGGCACCCCGGCCCGGCGGGCTCGGCCGAGGCCTGGTCCGGCCGTCCCGGCCCGGCGGGGCCCGAAGCTGCCGGGCACGGCCATCCGTCCGGGGCCACGGGCCGCCCCACCGGGGACGGCGCGGTCCCGCATGCCGCGCCCGGCGCAGCCACCGCCGACGCCCGACCCACCGGACGCGCTTCGCGCCGTTCCGGCACCGACGAGCCGCCCGCTTCCGGCAACCGCCGAGCCGCCCGGCGTTCCCGCGCCGCCGACCCCGCAGAGGCGGCCACCGGCCACCCGGCCGACGCCGACCCGGGCGAGGGCCGCTCCGGGCAGCCCGGCGGACGCCGCCGCTCGCGGGGCTCCGGCCCCGCGGGCGCGGCGGCCGGGGCCCTCGCCGACCAGCCCGCCGAGCGGGCCAACCCCCGTACCGGCAACGCCGAACCCCCGGCACCCGGCGGCCGCCGGACCGCCCGGCGTTCCCGTGCCGCCGACCCCGCCGGCGCAGTCGCCGCCGGCTCGGGCGGCGGGCGCGGCTCCCGCCGTGCCGGCGGCGGCGCCGGAGCCTCGGGAGCTCGCGGCCAGCGGCGTGGGCGGCGGGTCGTCAAGGGGGTGGGACTCTGTGCCGGCATCGTCGCCTGCGGCGTGTTCGTGCTGCGCGCCGGCGAGGCGCGCGGCGGCATCGCCGACCGGACGGCGGCCCCCGCGGCCGCCGCCGACGCGCCCGACCCCGGCCGGGTGCTGCAGATCGTCGCCCACCCCGACGACGACCTGTACTTCATGAACCCGGACCTGCGGTACTCCATAGCCGCCGGCCACCCCGTCACCACCGTCTACCTCACCGCCGGCGAGGCGGACGGCATCAACGCCACCGAAGGCAAGCAGGCCTCCACCCCGCCCAACAAGCCGGCCTACGCCGAGGCCCGCCAGAACGGCATCCGCGCCGCCTACGCCAAGATGGCCACCGGCGACCGCAGCAGTGCCTGGAAGCGCACCGTCGTCCCCACCAAGGGCGGCGGCCACGCCGAGGTCGACGTCCTCGTCGCCAAGCCCGAGGTCAACCTGGTCTGGCTGCAGCTGCGCGAGGCCGGCACCGTATACGACAGCGCCCCCGACAGCCTCCACGGCCTGTGGGACGGCAAGATATCCGCGCTCGGCGCCCAGCTCTCCTCCGGCACCCCCGTCAAGCAGCGGTTCTCGTACTCCAAGGAGCAGGTCGTCCAGACCGTCGCCGGAATCCTGGAGCAGTACAAGCCGACCACGGTCCGCGCCCAGGACCCCACCCCGGGCCGGTCCCCCGACAAGCGGTACACCGATCACCAGGACCACTTCTACGGGGCCCGCTTCGCACAGGCCGCCCTGGCCGCGTACGCGAAGGACGTCGCCCCCGCGAACCGCCCGCACTTCGCGGTGCAGAACTACCTCGGCTACTCCAACGGCTCCCTGCCCAGCGCGCTGGACCCGGACGAGGCCAAGGCGAAGCTGGACATCCTGGACACCTACGCCTGGCTGGACCGGCAGAACCACTGCGGCAGCGACGCCGGCTGCGGCGATCTCAAGGTGGCCGACCACCCCGCCGGCAACGGCTGGACCTCGACCGTCAACTACGCCCGCGGCACCGGCACTTCCTGGCTGACCTCCGACAAGGAGCACGGTCTGTGGGCCTTCAAGGTGCTCGACGGCCAGGTCGCCGTCTGGCACCGGTCCGGCCCGATCGGCGCCTGGAGCGGGCCGCGCCTGCTGCCCGGCACCGGCATGGACCCGGGCATCTCCGCCGTCACCCTGCCGGACGGGCGGATCGCCGCCTTCGGCACCCGTACCTCCTTCGGCGCGCGGCCCACGGACTACCGGCGCGAGGTCGGGTACGTCGTCCAGAAGGGCCCGGGCACGGAGGAGTTCGGGGACTGGCAGTCGCTGGGCACGCCCGAGGCCGCCGACGAGAGCTGGACCTCCGACATCAGCGCCCCCGCCGTCTCGGTCGACGGCACCGGCCAGCTGGCGGCGTACGTCCGCGACGGCGCCTCCACCCTGCGCGGCCGGGTGCAGCTCGCGAACGGCACCTGGGGCCCCTGGACCCAGTACGGGGGCGCCGACCTGCACGGCACGCCGGTCACCGCCACGGACGGCGCCGGGCGGCGCATGGTGTTCGCGGCCACCGTCAAGTCGGTGCTGGGCTGGACGCAGCCGAAGCCGGGCGCGCCGCTGGGCCCGGCCACGCCCACGGGGCTGCCGGACACGACGCTGCCGCTCACCGCGGAGGGGCGCGAGGGCGGGGTGCGGCTGTGGTTCCGCAAGCCGGGCTCGGGCAACGTCCGTACCGCCCTGGTGACGGGCGACGGCGGCCTGAAGGTGAACCACCTCACCGACCTCGGGGGGCTCCAGGGCTTCGGTTCGGTGGCGGCGAGCGGGCACGTACTGGCCGGGCGTTCGGCGGGCGGTCAGCTGGGCTCGGACCTCGGGTCGGGGCGGCCGTGGGAGCGGTCGCCGCTGATGTTCGTCGGGGCGCCCTCGTCCACGACGACCGGCAGGAACACGGTCAGCCTGGCGGTGGTGGGGCTCGACGCGCGGCTGTACGTGACGTCTTCGGCGGACGACGCGAACGCGCACCTGGCGCCGTGGCTTCCGGTGGGTCCGCGGAACACGGGCCGCTGA
- a CDS encoding bifunctional [glutamine synthetase] adenylyltransferase/[glutamine synthetase]-adenylyl-L-tyrosine phosphorylase, with translation MTVPGRRSSTFIRLLRSGFTDPSAAARLLDSDALASVRTDPVLLDALGATADPDLALLGLVRLAEAQSDDERPVLLDTLVSAKPLRDRLLGVLGASEALADHLARHPRDWHALVTYEAADLHPGLAEFEQGLAQAHDPIALRVAYRRCLLSIAARDVCGTIDVAQTAAELADLATATLRAALRIASAAAPDDAAACRLAVIAMGKCGGNELNYVSDVDVIFVGDAPNGADEAKAVQAATRLASHLMRICSETTIEGTIWPVDANLRPEGRNGPLVRTLASHLAYYQRWAKTWEFQALLKARAVAGDPDLGAQYIDAITPLVWQAAERENFVADVQKMRRRVVDNIPASQVDRELKLGPGGLRDVEFAVQLLQLVHGRTDAGLHSGTTLDALHALAAGGYVGRTDAAQLNDAYRFLRAMEHRIQLYRLRRTHLVPEDEADLRRLGRSLGLRTEPVAELNKAWRRHASVVRRLHEKLFYRPLLDAVAQLAPGETRLSPRAAGQRLEALGYADPASALRHLEALASGVTRKAAIQRTLLPVMLGWFADSADPDAGLLNFRKVSDALGKTPWYLRLLRDEGAAAENLARVLSAGRLAPDLLMRAPEAVALLGDPEGLQPRTHEALEQEVLAAVGRADSAEVGVAAARGVRRRELFRTAAADIIGSYGTEDNPAEEDPGALVDRVGNAVSDLTAATVAGALRAAVRGHWGETLPTRFAIIGVGRFGGHELGYGSDADVLFVHEPREGVDEQEAAKAAQAVIAEMRRLLQLPTADPPLLIDADLRPEGRSGPLVRTLSSYAAYYRRWSLTWESQALLRAEPVAGDVELGARFIELIDPLRYPAEGLGEDAVREIRRLKARMESERLPRGADPTLHTKLGRGGLSDVEWTVQLMQMRHAWSQPGLRTTRTREALAAAHAAGLIPAEEAQILDEAWVLATRVRNAVMLVRGRAGDTFPSEARELAAVGRYLGYAEGTAGELLDDYRRITRRARAVVDDLFYGA, from the coding sequence ATGACAGTCCCGGGACGCAGGAGCAGCACCTTCATCCGGCTGCTGCGCAGCGGCTTCACCGACCCCTCGGCCGCGGCCCGGCTGCTCGACTCCGACGCGCTGGCCTCCGTACGCACCGACCCGGTGCTCCTCGACGCCCTCGGGGCCACCGCAGACCCCGACCTCGCCCTCCTCGGGCTCGTCCGGCTCGCCGAGGCGCAGAGCGACGACGAACGGCCCGTGCTCCTCGACACCCTCGTCAGCGCCAAACCGCTGCGCGACCGCCTCCTCGGCGTACTCGGCGCGTCCGAGGCGCTCGCCGACCACCTCGCCCGCCACCCCCGCGACTGGCACGCGCTCGTCACGTACGAGGCCGCCGATCTGCACCCCGGCCTCGCCGAGTTCGAGCAGGGGCTCGCCCAGGCCCACGACCCCATCGCCCTGCGCGTCGCCTACCGCCGCTGCCTGCTCTCCATCGCCGCCCGCGACGTCTGCGGCACCATCGACGTCGCCCAGACCGCCGCCGAGCTCGCCGACCTCGCCACCGCGACCCTCCGCGCCGCCCTGCGGATCGCGTCCGCGGCCGCCCCCGACGACGCCGCCGCCTGCCGGCTCGCCGTCATCGCCATGGGCAAGTGCGGCGGCAACGAGCTGAACTACGTCTCCGACGTCGACGTCATCTTCGTCGGCGACGCGCCGAACGGAGCCGACGAGGCCAAGGCCGTCCAGGCCGCCACCCGACTCGCCTCCCACCTCATGCGCATCTGCTCCGAGACCACCATCGAGGGCACCATCTGGCCCGTCGACGCCAATCTGCGCCCCGAGGGCCGCAACGGCCCCCTCGTCCGCACCCTCGCCTCCCACCTCGCCTACTACCAGCGCTGGGCCAAGACCTGGGAGTTCCAGGCCCTGCTCAAGGCCCGCGCCGTGGCCGGCGACCCGGACCTCGGCGCCCAGTACATCGACGCCATAACGCCCCTGGTCTGGCAGGCCGCCGAACGCGAGAACTTCGTCGCCGACGTCCAGAAGATGCGCCGCCGCGTCGTCGACAACATCCCCGCGTCCCAGGTCGACCGCGAGCTCAAGCTCGGCCCCGGCGGCCTGCGCGACGTCGAGTTCGCCGTCCAGCTGCTCCAGCTCGTCCACGGCCGCACCGACGCCGGCCTGCACTCCGGCACCACCCTCGACGCCCTGCACGCCCTCGCCGCCGGCGGCTACGTCGGCCGCACCGACGCCGCCCAGCTGAACGACGCGTACCGCTTCCTGCGCGCCATGGAACACCGCATCCAGCTCTACCGGCTGCGCCGCACCCACCTCGTCCCCGAGGACGAGGCCGACCTGCGCCGCCTCGGCCGCTCCCTCGGCCTGCGCACCGAACCCGTCGCCGAGCTCAACAAGGCCTGGCGCCGGCACGCCTCCGTGGTCCGGCGCCTGCACGAGAAGCTCTTCTACCGGCCGCTGCTCGACGCCGTCGCCCAGCTCGCCCCCGGCGAGACCCGGCTCTCCCCGCGCGCCGCCGGCCAGCGCCTCGAAGCCCTCGGCTACGCCGACCCGGCTTCGGCCCTGCGCCACCTCGAGGCCCTCGCCTCCGGCGTCACCCGCAAGGCCGCCATCCAGCGCACCCTGCTGCCCGTCATGCTCGGCTGGTTCGCCGACTCCGCCGACCCGGACGCCGGCCTGCTGAACTTCCGCAAGGTCTCCGACGCCCTCGGCAAGACCCCCTGGTACCTGCGCCTGCTCCGCGACGAGGGCGCCGCCGCCGAGAACCTGGCCCGCGTCCTGTCCGCCGGCCGGCTCGCCCCCGACCTGCTGATGCGCGCCCCCGAGGCCGTCGCCCTGCTCGGAGACCCCGAAGGACTGCAGCCCCGTACGCACGAGGCCCTGGAGCAGGAGGTGCTCGCCGCCGTCGGCCGCGCCGACAGCGCCGAAGTCGGCGTGGCCGCCGCCCGCGGGGTCCGCCGCCGCGAGCTGTTCCGCACCGCCGCCGCCGACATCATCGGCTCGTACGGTACGGAGGACAACCCGGCCGAGGAGGACCCCGGCGCCCTCGTCGACCGGGTCGGCAACGCCGTCTCCGACCTCACCGCCGCCACCGTCGCCGGAGCCCTGCGCGCCGCCGTCCGCGGCCACTGGGGCGAGACCCTCCCGACCCGCTTCGCGATCATCGGCGTGGGCCGCTTCGGCGGCCACGAGCTCGGCTACGGATCCGACGCCGACGTCCTGTTCGTCCACGAACCCCGCGAGGGCGTCGACGAACAGGAAGCCGCGAAGGCCGCCCAGGCCGTCATCGCCGAGATGCGCAGGCTGCTCCAACTCCCCACCGCCGACCCGCCGCTGCTCATCGACGCCGACCTGCGCCCCGAGGGCCGCTCCGGCCCGCTCGTACGCACCCTGTCCTCGTACGCCGCGTACTACCGGCGCTGGTCCCTGACCTGGGAGAGCCAGGCCCTGCTGCGCGCCGAACCGGTCGCGGGCGACGTCGAGCTCGGCGCCCGCTTCATCGAGCTGATCGACCCGCTGCGCTACCCGGCGGAGGGCCTCGGCGAGGACGCGGTCCGCGAGATCCGCCGCCTGAAGGCCCGTATGGAGTCCGAGCGCCTCCCGCGCGGCGCCGACCCCACGCTCCACACCAAGCTGGGCCGCGGCGGCCTCAGCGACGTCGAGTGGACCGTGCAGCTGATGCAGATGCGGCACGCCTGGTCGCAGCCCGGCCTGCGCACCACGCGGACCCGCGAGGCCCTGGCCGCCGCCCATGCGGCCGGGCTGATCCCGGCCGAGGAGGCGCAGATCCTGGACGAGGCCTGGGTGCTCGCCACCCGCGTCCGCAACGCGGTGATGCTGGTCCGCGGCCGGGCCGGGGACACCTTCCCGTCGGAGGCCCGCGAACTGGCCGCCGTCGGCCGCTACCTCGGCTACGCGGAGGGCACGGCCGGCGAGCTGCTCGACGACTACCGCCGCATCACGCGCCGGGCGCGGGCGGTCGTGGACGACCTCTTCTACGGGGCCTGA
- a CDS encoding lipase family alpha/beta hydrolase yields the protein MPGTPSGKDAQSEQISGTLIAAAPLSSPPPITVPVHQRDTEWELPNGFAWVYYGEGTDQVHKPVIMADGFNLGRSDLQWLAQGLDGGEYKFLTALRKQGRTVILVGFDERTAPIQKNAETVTAAILRTLGERVGDDRLTVGGFSMGGLITRYALARMERQRMDHQTELYFSYDTPHRGAVIPIGLQAFAHFIPLANDFARQMNSPAARQMLWRHYNSETGKDEIDPLRTQLLEELDQMGGWPMIPRKIAVANGTGDGMGLSIPPGVMALKSTGLIAFPGTTFYTQATGNNVTVAELKRLFPPASKPVTTSGYPELDGAPGGTLASYKIVADELVAKGGKVDLRHEAVCFVPTVSAVAIRNIDKQEDLYAKVASIDPSESELDEFLWSSATTPHTAITRELCEWIIKRLP from the coding sequence GTGCCCGGAACCCCGAGCGGCAAGGACGCCCAGTCGGAACAGATCAGCGGCACGCTGATCGCGGCGGCCCCGCTGAGTTCGCCGCCGCCCATCACGGTCCCCGTACATCAGCGCGACACCGAGTGGGAGCTGCCGAACGGCTTCGCCTGGGTCTACTACGGCGAGGGCACCGACCAGGTCCACAAGCCGGTGATCATGGCTGACGGGTTCAACCTCGGCCGAAGCGATCTGCAGTGGCTCGCCCAGGGCCTGGACGGCGGGGAGTACAAGTTCCTGACCGCCCTGCGCAAGCAGGGGCGCACCGTGATCCTGGTCGGATTCGACGAGCGCACCGCGCCGATCCAGAAGAACGCCGAGACCGTGACCGCGGCGATTCTTCGGACCCTCGGGGAGCGCGTCGGTGACGACCGGCTGACCGTCGGCGGCTTCAGCATGGGCGGCCTGATCACCCGCTACGCGCTGGCCAGGATGGAAAGGCAGCGGATGGACCACCAGACCGAGCTGTACTTCTCCTACGACACCCCGCACCGCGGCGCCGTGATCCCGATCGGCCTGCAGGCGTTCGCACACTTCATCCCGCTGGCCAACGACTTCGCGCGGCAGATGAACAGTCCGGCGGCCCGGCAGATGCTCTGGCGCCACTACAACAGCGAGACCGGCAAGGACGAGATCGACCCGCTGCGCACCCAGCTGCTGGAGGAGCTGGACCAGATGGGCGGCTGGCCGATGATCCCGCGCAAGATCGCGGTGGCCAACGGCACCGGCGACGGCATGGGCCTCAGCATCCCGCCCGGCGTCATGGCACTGAAGAGCACCGGCCTGATCGCCTTCCCCGGCACGACCTTCTACACCCAGGCCACCGGCAACAACGTCACGGTCGCCGAGCTGAAGCGGCTGTTCCCGCCCGCCTCGAAGCCGGTCACCACCAGCGGATACCCCGAGCTGGACGGCGCACCGGGCGGCACCCTCGCCTCCTACAAGATCGTGGCGGACGAGCTGGTGGCGAAGGGCGGCAAGGTCGACCTGCGGCACGAGGCCGTCTGCTTCGTCCCGACCGTCAGCGCGGTGGCGATCCGCAACATCGACAAGCAGGAGGACCTGTACGCGAAGGTCGCCTCGATCGACCCGAGCGAAAGCGAGCTGGACGAATTCCTCTGGTCCTCGGCCACCACCCCGCACACCGCGATCACCCGGGAGCTGTGCGAGTGGATCATCAAGCGGCTTCCGTAG
- a CDS encoding helix-turn-helix domain-containing protein — MADQQFSAPPRASSGIRHINHDHRRGYVKIGNHLAQHRGLSMGAIGLATHIQSLPAGAKVTIKALAERFPEGEVRIAATLRELEEHGYLARYHERLPTGRIVTCTVSYNNPPAMAAAARERRAEPTGAEPKPAPEPDPGPGADPEPEADPAPATVSEAELGARELLARLRLRDPRLVLSERDTVRLGPAAAGWLERGLTPSAVIAALTRSLPVVPIHSPAALLAHRLRELLPPRLPDPGEARPVAPDREIHPLRTCDGRDRAFRSPTAGRCQGCAPPANAA; from the coding sequence ATGGCTGACCAGCAGTTTAGCGCGCCCCCGCGCGCCTCGTCGGGCATCCGGCACATCAATCACGATCACCGCCGCGGCTACGTCAAGATCGGCAACCACCTCGCCCAGCACCGCGGGTTGAGCATGGGTGCGATCGGTCTGGCCACGCACATCCAGTCCCTCCCGGCCGGTGCGAAGGTCACCATCAAGGCCCTCGCCGAACGCTTCCCCGAGGGCGAGGTCCGCATCGCCGCCACCCTGCGCGAGCTGGAGGAGCACGGCTACCTGGCCCGCTACCACGAGAGGCTCCCCACCGGCCGGATCGTGACCTGCACGGTCTCGTACAACAACCCGCCCGCGATGGCGGCTGCGGCTCGCGAGCGGCGCGCCGAGCCCACCGGGGCCGAGCCGAAACCGGCTCCCGAGCCGGACCCCGGACCAGGGGCGGACCCCGAACCGGAAGCAGACCCCGCCCCAGCCACCGTCTCCGAAGCAGAGCTCGGGGCCCGCGAGCTGCTCGCACGGCTGCGGCTGCGCGATCCCCGGCTGGTGCTGTCCGAGCGGGACACCGTACGGCTGGGGCCCGCCGCGGCGGGGTGGCTGGAGCGCGGGCTGACCCCGAGCGCCGTCATCGCGGCCCTGACCCGCTCGCTGCCGGTGGTGCCCATCCACTCCCCGGCGGCGCTGCTCGCCCACCGCCTGCGGGAACTGCTGCCGCCCCGCCTACCGGATCCCGGCGAGGCCCGCCCCGTGGCGCCCGACCGCGAGATCCACCCCCTCCGCACCTGCGACGGCCGCGACCGCGCCTTCCGCTCCCCCACCGCCGGCCGCTGCCAGGGCTGCGCCCCGCCGGCGAACGCCGCTTAG